A genomic segment from bacterium encodes:
- a CDS encoding HU family DNA-binding protein, translated as MTTTELTKTLSQRMQVSQREARELLRLLCDTITRSLTHKETVIVRGFGSFGIRRRAARKSYNPAARRHMLLPPKDVLFFRPAERLKQLMAKRSKRS; from the coding sequence ATGACGACGACTGAGCTTACCAAAACTCTCTCCCAACGGATGCAAGTGTCACAGCGCGAGGCCCGCGAACTGTTGCGCCTGTTGTGCGACACCATCACCCGGAGCTTGACGCACAAAGAGACGGTGATTGTGCGTGGCTTCGGCAGTTTTGGCATCCGCCGCCGCGCTGCGCGCAAATCCTACAATCCTGCCGCCCGACGCCACATGCTGCTGCCTCCAAAGGATGTCCTCTTCTTCCGCCCTGCCGAGCGCCTGAAACAGTTGATGGCAAAGCGGAGCAAACGGTCATGA
- a CDS encoding AMP-binding protein — translation MVARSLFDFLTICANRYADRDAFVFAETRWSYNHFHTMVNRLASGLAKLNLLPGDRIALMLPNLLQFPVAYYALLKLGLVVVPINIMFREQEIHHVLQDSGARGFIAWSGFSRYLMAAVQTLDECRHRIFLQYPTDASNAAALPANTLDFDVLIAEAPAAKDAPSVAAGDDPAIILYTAGTTGLPRGAVLTHAGVAASVLSCWEAFRIDAHHRFAAALPLFHGIGQMLTMNVPLAAGACCVLIPRFDPLQVLQTIAHERVSHFVAVPAMLHHLLAEIKTIEEGASTAGGEAPASDTSLASLQALIVTGMPVEDSLRQALLQRFGVAIFEGYGLAECSPLVSANRPDITNKHGSVGKQLPGLEVTIVNEKGEELPPGEIGEIVVRGAAVMKGYHNRPEETARVLSEGWLHTGDIGRTDESGYLYLVDRKSEVIRRAGFSVFPLEVERCLLSHPQVVECAVIGLPDGTLGQEARAYVVLRRPHAATAEELIKFCRSQLPAYKCPRTIEFCAELPHGPTGKILKRLLRERVAPAQNRN, via the coding sequence ATGGTTGCACGCTCGCTGTTCGACTTTCTGACAATCTGCGCCAACCGCTATGCCGATCGCGACGCCTTCGTCTTCGCGGAGACGCGCTGGAGCTACAACCATTTCCACACTATGGTCAACCGGCTGGCCAGCGGCCTGGCAAAGCTCAATTTGCTGCCCGGCGACCGTATCGCCCTGATGCTGCCCAACCTGCTGCAATTTCCGGTCGCGTATTACGCGCTGCTCAAGCTCGGTTTGGTGGTGGTGCCAATCAACATCATGTTCCGCGAGCAGGAGATTCACCACGTTTTGCAGGATTCCGGCGCCAGGGGCTTCATCGCGTGGAGCGGTTTCAGCCGCTATTTGATGGCCGCCGTGCAAACGCTCGATGAGTGCCGCCATCGCATTTTCCTCCAATATCCCACCGACGCCAGCAATGCTGCCGCGCTGCCTGCCAATACGCTCGATTTCGATGTCTTGATTGCCGAGGCGCCTGCTGCGAAAGATGCGCCGAGTGTCGCCGCCGGCGATGATCCCGCGATCATTCTCTACACCGCGGGCACCACCGGTTTGCCGCGCGGCGCAGTCTTGACACACGCCGGCGTTGCCGCCTCGGTGCTCTCCTGCTGGGAAGCGTTCCGCATCGATGCCCATCACCGCTTCGCCGCGGCGTTGCCCCTCTTTCATGGCATCGGGCAGATGTTGACCATGAACGTGCCGCTGGCAGCGGGCGCCTGCTGCGTGCTCATTCCCCGCTTCGATCCGCTGCAGGTGCTGCAGACCATTGCGCACGAACGGGTATCGCATTTTGTCGCGGTGCCGGCCATGCTGCATCATCTGCTCGCAGAGATTAAAACCATTGAAGAAGGCGCCTCGACTGCCGGCGGCGAAGCGCCTGCCAGCGATACTTCGCTGGCCTCGTTGCAGGCCTTGATCGTTACCGGCATGCCGGTGGAAGACAGCCTGCGCCAGGCGCTGCTGCAGCGTTTCGGCGTTGCCATTTTCGAGGGCTATGGTTTGGCGGAGTGCAGCCCACTGGTAAGCGCCAACCGGCCGGACATCACCAACAAGCACGGCTCGGTGGGCAAGCAGCTTCCCGGCCTGGAAGTCACGATTGTCAATGAGAAGGGCGAGGAGCTGCCGCCCGGCGAGATCGGTGAAATCGTCGTGCGCGGCGCCGCCGTGATGAAAGGCTATCACAACCGCCCCGAGGAAACCGCGCGCGTGCTGAGTGAAGGCTGGCTGCACACCGGTGACATTGGCCGCACCGATGAATCCGGCTATCTGTATTTGGTGGACCGCAAAAGCGAAGTGATTCGACGCGCGGGCTTTTCCGTTTTTCCCCTGGAAGTGGAGCGCTGCCTGCTGTCGCATCCGCAGGTGGTGGAATGCGCCGTCATCGGCCTGCCGGACGGCACGCTCGGCCAGGAGGCGCGGGCGTATGTGGTGCTGCGGCGGCCGCACGCCGCCACCGCGGAGGAACTGATCAAATTCTGCCGGTCGCAACTGCCGGCCTACAAATGCCCGCGCACCATCGAATTCTGTGCCGAGTTGCCGCACGGGCCCACCGGCAAGATTCTCAAACGCTTGCTGCGGGAGCGCGTCGCACCGGCGCAAAATCGAAATTGA
- a CDS encoding elongation factor G, which produces MKEFTTDRIRNIGLVAHATAGKTSLAEAMVFVSGGISRMGSVDEGSTLSDYHADEINRKNSIITSLLHCLWKEHKINVIDMPGYPDFIGEVRGGLRAADLAVLVLNAQAGVELGAETAWQIADEYGLPRMFVVNRLDKENTDFDKVVAGVREAFGNSAFPVVLPVNARDYVDILQMKLISYSEAGKTSVKEVPANLQDMAQTLRMQLMEQAAEADDKLLEKFFEAGALSLEEVKQGLRAGIAARKLFPIWATVATQAAGIAGLLDFIVEYGPAPDYCREVEGTVENNSQKQKRAISDDAPLAALVFKTVSEAHLGELSFFKVYSGKMHPNSEVYNARQKQTEKIGQIYCMNGRNRSEVAHLHAGDIAAVVKLRYTHTSHTLCDSRQPISLPPIVFPSPLMTIAIEPKSKGDEDKMSSGLHALEHEDPAFSMRVDPELHQVLLMGQSELHLGMIVKRLKEKYGVEVNIVEAKIPYRETIRGTAKEFYRHKKQTGGAGQFGEVHFYMEAHREGAPMPDEYNVRDVDLNDLPWGGKLEFVNAIVGGVIDARFVPAVKKGILEIMTSGVVAGYPVTNVRVILHDGKMHPVDSNENAFKTAGRMCFKECFQKARPIILEPILEVEVTVPDEYMGDVMGDFSGSRGKILGMEGRGKNQVIRALVPQKEMAKYSNKLRSMTQGRGIYSQKFAHYEEVPREQAEKLMKEYEEARAQGS; this is translated from the coding sequence GTGAAGGAATTTACCACTGATCGTATTCGCAATATCGGGCTGGTTGCCCATGCCACTGCCGGAAAGACTTCGTTGGCGGAAGCCATGGTTTTCGTTTCCGGCGGCATTTCGCGCATGGGCTCGGTTGATGAAGGTTCCACCTTGTCTGACTATCATGCCGATGAAATCAACCGCAAAAACTCGATCATCACTTCGCTGCTCCACTGCTTGTGGAAGGAGCACAAGATCAACGTGATCGACATGCCGGGCTATCCGGATTTCATCGGCGAAGTGCGCGGCGGCTTGCGCGCGGCTGATCTCGCGGTGCTCGTGCTCAATGCCCAGGCGGGGGTCGAACTGGGTGCCGAAACCGCCTGGCAAATTGCGGACGAATACGGCCTGCCGCGCATGTTCGTGGTGAACCGGCTCGATAAAGAGAACACCGATTTTGACAAGGTCGTTGCCGGCGTGCGGGAGGCTTTCGGCAACAGCGCCTTTCCAGTGGTGCTGCCGGTGAATGCCCGGGATTACGTCGATATTCTGCAAATGAAATTGATCTCCTACAGCGAAGCGGGCAAAACCAGCGTGAAAGAAGTGCCGGCCAACCTGCAGGACATGGCACAAACGCTGCGCATGCAATTGATGGAGCAAGCCGCCGAAGCCGACGACAAGCTGCTCGAAAAGTTCTTCGAAGCCGGTGCGCTTTCGCTCGAGGAGGTGAAACAGGGGTTGCGCGCCGGCATCGCGGCCCGCAAGCTCTTTCCCATCTGGGCAACGGTGGCCACGCAGGCCGCCGGCATTGCCGGGTTGCTCGATTTCATCGTCGAATACGGCCCGGCGCCGGACTACTGCCGCGAAGTGGAAGGCACCGTGGAGAACAACAGCCAAAAACAGAAACGCGCCATCTCCGACGACGCCCCGCTGGCCGCGCTCGTGTTCAAAACGGTTTCCGAAGCGCATCTCGGCGAGCTGTCTTTCTTCAAGGTCTACTCCGGAAAGATGCACCCCAACTCCGAAGTCTACAACGCCCGCCAGAAGCAGACTGAAAAGATCGGCCAAATTTACTGCATGAACGGCCGTAACCGTTCGGAAGTGGCGCACTTGCATGCCGGTGACATCGCCGCGGTGGTGAAACTGCGCTACACCCACACCAGTCACACTCTGTGCGACAGCCGCCAGCCGATTTCGCTGCCGCCCATTGTCTTCCCCAGTCCGCTCATGACGATCGCCATCGAGCCCAAATCCAAAGGCGATGAGGACAAGATGTCTTCCGGTTTGCATGCGCTGGAACATGAAGACCCCGCTTTCAGCATGCGCGTCGATCCCGAGCTGCATCAGGTGTTGTTGATGGGGCAGAGCGAGCTGCATCTTGGCATGATCGTCAAACGCTTGAAGGAAAAGTATGGCGTGGAGGTCAACATCGTCGAGGCCAAGATTCCGTACCGTGAGACTATTCGGGGAACAGCCAAGGAATTCTACCGCCACAAGAAACAGACCGGCGGCGCGGGACAATTCGGCGAAGTGCACTTCTACATGGAAGCCCACCGGGAAGGCGCGCCCATGCCGGATGAATACAACGTGCGCGACGTCGACCTCAATGACTTGCCCTGGGGCGGCAAGTTGGAGTTTGTCAACGCCATCGTCGGCGGCGTGATTGATGCCCGCTTCGTGCCCGCGGTGAAGAAAGGCATTCTCGAAATCATGACCTCCGGCGTGGTGGCCGGCTATCCGGTGACCAATGTGCGCGTCATCTTGCATGACGGCAAGATGCATCCGGTCGATTCCAACGAAAATGCCTTCAAGACTGCCGGCCGCATGTGCTTCAAGGAATGCTTCCAAAAAGCCAGGCCCATCATTCTCGAGCCGATCCTGGAAGTGGAGGTCACGGTACCGGATGAATACATGGGCGATGTCATGGGTGATTTCTCCGGCAGCCGCGGCAAGATCCTGGGCATGGAAGGAAGGGGCAAGAACCAAGTGATTCGCGCGCTGGTGCCGCAGAAGGAGATGGCCAAATACTCCAACAAGCTCCGTTCGATGACGCAGGGCCGCGGCATCTACAGCCAGAAATTCGCCCACTATGAAGAAGTGCCGCGTGAGCAAGCGGAGAAATTGATGAAGGAATACGAGGAAGCGCGCGCACAAGGGAGTTGA
- a CDS encoding HIT domain-containing protein — protein sequence MADATASQILWAPWRIEYILSPKDSGCIFCEKPRQSDDRDNFIVQRGERAFVIMNKFPYNNGHLMVVPYRHESAFDRLTAEELAEMSVLLQQSTKVLQRLMRPQGFNIGMNVGAVAGAGIDAHLHFHLVPRWGGDTNFMPVVGHTKVISEGLWETWANLREAFATS from the coding sequence ATGGCAGACGCGACCGCATCGCAAATCCTGTGGGCGCCCTGGCGCATCGAATACATTCTCAGCCCAAAAGATTCAGGCTGCATTTTTTGCGAGAAACCCAGGCAGTCCGATGATCGCGATAACTTCATCGTGCAGCGCGGTGAACGCGCCTTCGTGATCATGAACAAGTTTCCCTACAATAACGGCCACCTCATGGTGGTGCCCTATCGCCATGAGTCGGCGTTCGACCGTCTGACTGCCGAGGAACTGGCGGAAATGTCGGTTCTGCTGCAGCAGTCCACCAAAGTTTTGCAGCGTTTGATGCGGCCGCAAGGCTTCAATATCGGCATGAATGTCGGTGCGGTGGCCGGCGCCGGCATCGATGCGCATCTGCATTTTCACCTTGTCCCGCGCTGGGGCGGTGACACCAACTTCATGCCGGTGGTCGGCCACACCAAAGTCATCTCGGAAGGCTTGTGGGAAACATGGGCGAATCTGCGGGAGGCGTTTGCCACGTCTTGA
- a CDS encoding site-2 protease family protein has translation MLEDYLALGPIWYVIFLLSLTCHEAAHALAAKLGGDLTAFAGGQVTLDPIPHMRREPIGTIVVPIVSFLLNEGRWMMGWASAPYDPLWQLRHPKRAAWMALAGPLANFALVLIAALAIRVGILAGFFEIPSSLSFTRMVGATGGGVAEVLATVVSILFCLNLLLMAFNLMPVPPLDGITVLGLFMSVPLARRVAEWSRSPLAFAGLIVAWKMFDYVFPPIFRLAIGILYPEVRYGW, from the coding sequence ATGCTGGAGGATTATCTGGCCCTCGGGCCGATCTGGTATGTGATTTTTCTGCTGTCGCTCACTTGCCATGAAGCGGCGCACGCGCTGGCTGCCAAGCTCGGCGGTGATCTCACTGCCTTCGCCGGTGGACAAGTCACGCTCGATCCCATTCCGCACATGCGCCGGGAGCCGATCGGCACGATCGTGGTTCCGATTGTTTCATTTTTGTTGAATGAGGGCCGCTGGATGATGGGCTGGGCGAGCGCGCCCTATGATCCCCTGTGGCAATTGCGCCATCCCAAACGCGCCGCCTGGATGGCGCTTGCCGGGCCGCTCGCGAATTTTGCGCTGGTCCTGATCGCGGCACTCGCCATCCGGGTAGGCATTCTTGCCGGCTTTTTCGAAATACCCTCCTCGCTGAGCTTCACCCGCATGGTGGGCGCCACCGGCGGCGGTGTGGCCGAGGTGCTTGCCACCGTGGTCAGCATTCTGTTCTGTCTGAATCTTCTGCTCATGGCCTTCAATTTGATGCCGGTGCCGCCGCTCGACGGCATCACAGTTTTGGGACTGTTCATGAGCGTACCGCTGGCGCGGCGCGTGGCGGAATGGAGCCGCAGCCCGCTGGCGTTTGCCGGTTTGATCGTGGCCTGGAAGATGTTCGACTACGTCTTCCCGCCCATCTTTCGGCTTGCCATTGGCATTCTGTATCCTGAAGTGCGTTATGGGTGGTAG
- a CDS encoding 2Fe-2S iron-sulfur cluster-binding protein, producing MATSIIFNKLGRFEVEPGTTILQAAQRYGLFHAHDCGGQAQCTTCRVAVLAGENNCSPMAEAERGMLQSRHFAAPIRLACQTKIHGPVRVQILLRDEIDAELARASEAAPLLPAARQQAVAVLSASLQGFDQFATQVSAYDAMQALNRFYFFTRTVVQQGGGSITAFGGGRMTAIFGMSGKIRAAVLNAVNAGREMANIGLELNDYLSRHFETELPFSAGVHAGLATIGMLAFEGERLPVALGRTLTSARELRDLARAAGAALLISQPAFAAVREQVPVCRAFQARGATSVELELVFEVPAAHNGHGHHNEADLGAAAAAPA from the coding sequence ATGGCCACAAGCATTATCTTCAACAAGCTGGGCCGGTTTGAAGTTGAACCCGGAACCACCATTCTGCAGGCGGCACAGCGTTATGGGCTGTTTCATGCACACGATTGTGGAGGGCAGGCGCAATGCACCACTTGCCGGGTGGCGGTGCTCGCCGGCGAAAACAATTGCTCGCCGATGGCGGAAGCCGAGCGCGGAATGCTTCAGAGCAGACACTTCGCGGCGCCGATTCGGCTGGCCTGCCAGACCAAGATTCACGGCCCGGTACGGGTGCAGATTCTTTTGCGCGATGAAATCGATGCTGAATTGGCGCGCGCTTCGGAGGCCGCGCCACTGTTGCCGGCTGCCAGGCAGCAAGCCGTGGCCGTGTTGAGCGCAAGCCTGCAGGGCTTCGATCAGTTCGCAACCCAAGTCTCGGCTTACGACGCCATGCAAGCCTTGAATCGCTTCTACTTTTTCACGCGCACGGTGGTGCAACAGGGGGGAGGTTCGATTACTGCCTTTGGCGGCGGCCGGATGACGGCCATATTTGGGATGAGCGGGAAGATTCGCGCGGCAGTGCTCAACGCCGTGAATGCCGGCCGCGAAATGGCGAATATCGGGCTCGAGCTGAATGATTATCTCAGCCGGCACTTCGAAACCGAATTGCCGTTCAGCGCCGGCGTGCATGCCGGCCTCGCGACCATCGGCATGCTTGCTTTTGAGGGTGAACGGCTGCCCGTGGCCTTGGGGCGCACGCTCACCTCCGCCCGGGAACTGCGCGACCTCGCTCGCGCTGCCGGCGCCGCTTTGTTGATTTCACAGCCCGCGTTTGCAGCAGTCCGCGAGCAAGTGCCGGTATGCCGCGCATTCCAGGCGCGCGGCGCAACCAGCGTGGAGCTCGAGTTGGTGTTTGAAGTGCCCGCAGCGCACAACGGCCACGGGCACCACAATGAGGCAGACTTGGGCGCAGCGGCAGCCGCGCCGGCCTGA
- a CDS encoding sigma-70 family RNA polymerase sigma factor yields the protein MIEPDHELVARVRAGQREAFAHLITRYQARIFHTTFRMLKNREDAEEAAQDTFVRAYRGLAKFREDATFSTWLYRICYNVCLNYLEKKRTARPRPAAVALEHLPAAEAPDHDFAQRERAALVEQVMTNMPDHFRNVLILYHTQQLPYQEIAEILGLPLNTVKTHLFRARAMLRRRMLQAMPQEEILSEVM from the coding sequence ATGATCGAGCCGGATCACGAGTTGGTCGCACGCGTGCGCGCCGGCCAGCGCGAGGCATTTGCGCATTTGATCACACGCTATCAGGCGCGCATCTTCCACACCACTTTTCGCATGCTGAAAAACCGCGAAGACGCGGAAGAAGCGGCACAAGACACGTTTGTGCGCGCCTATCGCGGCCTGGCCAAGTTCCGCGAGGATGCCACCTTCTCGACCTGGCTCTACCGCATTTGCTACAACGTCTGCCTGAATTATCTCGAGAAGAAACGCACGGCCCGGCCGCGGCCGGCTGCCGTTGCACTCGAACATTTGCCGGCGGCCGAAGCGCCCGATCATGACTTCGCGCAGCGTGAGCGCGCGGCGTTGGTCGAGCAGGTGATGACAAATATGCCCGACCATTTTCGCAACGTGTTGATTCTCTACCATACCCAGCAGCTTCCCTATCAGGAGATTGCCGAAATTCTCGGGTTGCCGCTCAACACGGTGAAGACGCATTTGTTTCGCGCCCGCGCCATGCTGCGCCGCCGCATGCTGCAAGCCATGCCGCAAGAGGAAATTCTGTCTGAAGTGATGTAA
- a CDS encoding dTDP-4-dehydrorhamnose 3,5-epimerase family protein → MIADVVIKELTTYPDERGFFREIIRRTDGFFPEGFGQLSHSAMYPGVAKAWHIHRKQIDWWYVPVGNLKLVMYDKRADSPTHGELQTIFMGENYPAKVVKIPAGVAHGCKVLGGGVTHLFYVTSNVYNPDDEGRINHDDPTIGYDWTAGPEIK, encoded by the coding sequence ATGATTGCAGACGTTGTCATCAAAGAACTCACGACCTATCCCGATGAACGCGGCTTTTTTCGAGAGATCATCCGGCGGACAGACGGTTTTTTCCCGGAAGGGTTCGGACAACTCAGCCACTCCGCCATGTATCCGGGCGTGGCCAAGGCGTGGCACATTCACCGCAAGCAGATCGATTGGTGGTACGTGCCGGTGGGGAATTTGAAGCTGGTGATGTATGACAAGCGCGCTGATTCGCCGACGCATGGCGAGCTGCAAACGATTTTCATGGGAGAGAACTATCCCGCCAAGGTCGTAAAGATTCCCGCGGGCGTGGCGCACGGTTGTAAAGTACTGGGAGGCGGCGTCACGCATCTGTTTTACGTGACCTCCAACGTTTACAACCCCGATGATGAGGGCCGCATCAATCACGATGATCCGACCATCGGTTATGATTGGACGGCCGGGCCCGAGATCAAATAA
- a CDS encoding GWxTD domain-containing protein, whose product MSLLITILLVLLPLADGKAQLTKRERAQQLLQQTLAERPGLALPELVSRLEKVTRLDSKFAEAYYQLGLARQQENTIRSRSAAVEAFLRAIALQPRNQEYRYQLALLQIERGFDGEARSQFKQMMKTDPADPRPYYHLALYEEKDMLHYREMVSLHENATISFQEFAQKDFEEAKRLLETALALDPGMLPARQRLAALFFEVEQYDEMAAVLQAGLGVGNCTAGANPALADLHLWLGLAHTRRHDPEAAAAAYAAAFALLPPEHRAFFSSLAPVLSPAALESYSSLDTLSRRRQEQHFWQARDPLFLTSANERLLEHFSRIAYAGLRYGVPEKGVAGWQTDRGRVLVRFGFPRQRLRTRADLGTTPTGHVTLNASKEVWDYGDFHMIFDDRFLNGNYSFAWNLDPEGDGKVLFERQVEREAERFDFPHGGQPLTLPHVIAQFRAPGQPDSTLLEIYYGLFSTDLEPAAIKQDQRQYQLARGFFLCSPDWLPQHSWRQDRKVLTAAAGTPKGQEVLIERWTLAAPPGTYNFSLETLDLASRHSGVVRDEIAIEDFSGSRLAVSQILLAEAVEPASDELLMYNKGELGILPSLARRFRAQAPIYIYYEIYNLGQDETGATSFRIETTVERDDPERSPVASAVRSLGRLLGLGKQPVAVTSAFESQGTSSQENLHHSIQVLEAQAGKYRLTLTVIDLQRNQRATRAVTFEIL is encoded by the coding sequence ATGTCTCTTCTGATCACAATCCTGCTTGTGCTGCTGCCGCTGGCGGATGGCAAGGCCCAGCTCACCAAGCGTGAGCGGGCACAGCAGCTTCTGCAGCAAACGCTTGCAGAAAGGCCGGGCTTGGCGTTGCCTGAGTTGGTCAGCCGCCTGGAAAAAGTCACGCGTCTCGATTCCAAGTTCGCCGAGGCCTACTATCAGCTCGGACTGGCGCGGCAGCAGGAGAATACCATTCGCAGCCGCAGCGCCGCGGTCGAGGCATTCCTGCGCGCGATCGCGCTGCAACCGCGCAACCAGGAGTATCGCTACCAGTTGGCGTTGCTGCAGATCGAGCGCGGCTTTGACGGCGAGGCCCGCAGCCAGTTCAAGCAGATGATGAAAACCGATCCCGCTGATCCCCGCCCCTATTACCATCTCGCGCTGTACGAAGAGAAAGACATGCTGCATTACCGCGAGATGGTGAGTCTGCACGAGAATGCCACGATCTCGTTTCAAGAGTTTGCGCAGAAGGATTTCGAGGAAGCCAAGCGCTTGCTGGAAACGGCGCTGGCGCTGGATCCCGGCATGCTGCCGGCGCGCCAACGGCTGGCGGCGCTGTTCTTTGAAGTCGAGCAGTATGATGAAATGGCTGCGGTGTTGCAGGCCGGCCTCGGCGTGGGCAATTGCACAGCCGGCGCCAATCCCGCGCTTGCCGATTTGCACCTATGGCTGGGGCTGGCGCACACCCGCCGCCACGATCCGGAAGCAGCAGCCGCGGCTTATGCGGCCGCCTTCGCGCTGTTGCCGCCGGAGCACCGGGCCTTCTTCTCCTCGCTGGCGCCCGTGCTCTCCCCGGCGGCGCTGGAATCCTATTCGAGCTTGGACACACTCAGCCGGCGGCGACAGGAACAGCATTTCTGGCAGGCGCGCGACCCGCTTTTTCTCACCTCCGCCAACGAACGCTTGTTGGAGCATTTCAGCCGCATCGCTTATGCCGGCCTGCGCTACGGCGTTCCGGAGAAAGGCGTTGCCGGCTGGCAAACCGATCGCGGCCGCGTTTTGGTTCGCTTCGGATTCCCGCGCCAGCGGCTGCGGACCCGCGCAGATCTCGGCACCACACCCACCGGCCACGTCACGCTCAACGCCTCCAAAGAAGTGTGGGACTACGGCGACTTTCACATGATCTTTGACGATCGCTTTCTCAACGGCAATTATTCTTTTGCATGGAATTTGGATCCGGAGGGCGACGGCAAGGTTTTGTTCGAGCGCCAAGTCGAGCGCGAAGCGGAACGCTTTGACTTCCCGCATGGCGGCCAGCCGCTGACGCTGCCGCACGTCATTGCCCAGTTTCGCGCCCCCGGCCAGCCCGACAGCACGCTGCTGGAAATCTACTACGGTTTGTTCAGTACTGATTTGGAGCCTGCCGCGATCAAGCAGGATCAGCGGCAATATCAACTCGCGCGCGGCTTTTTCCTGTGCTCGCCGGATTGGTTGCCGCAACATAGTTGGCGGCAGGATCGCAAAGTTCTCACTGCCGCTGCCGGCACGCCGAAGGGACAGGAAGTCCTGATCGAGCGCTGGACACTCGCTGCGCCACCGGGCACCTATAACTTCTCCCTGGAAACGCTGGATCTGGCTTCGCGCCACTCGGGTGTGGTGCGGGATGAGATTGCCATCGAAGATTTCTCCGGCAGCCGGCTGGCGGTGAGCCAGATTCTGCTGGCGGAGGCAGTGGAACCGGCGAGCGATGAGCTGCTGATGTACAACAAGGGTGAACTCGGCATTCTGCCCTCGCTGGCACGCCGGTTTCGGGCGCAGGCGCCGATTTACATCTACTACGAAATCTACAATCTCGGCCAGGATGAGACCGGCGCAACCAGCTTCCGCATCGAAACCACGGTGGAACGCGACGACCCGGAACGCTCGCCGGTTGCGAGCGCAGTGCGTTCGCTCGGCCGGCTGTTGGGCCTGGGCAAGCAGCCGGTGGCCGTCACCTCGGCGTTCGAATCACAAGGCACGAGCAGCCAGGAGAATTTGCATCACAGCATTCAAGTGCTGGAAGCCCAAGCTGGTAAATACCGTCTCACGCTCACGGTAATTGACCTGCAGCGCAACCAGCGCGCGACGCGTGCCGTCACTTTCGAGATTCTCTGA